Proteins from a genomic interval of Trifolium pratense cultivar HEN17-A07 linkage group LG6, ARS_RC_1.1, whole genome shotgun sequence:
- the LOC123890099 gene encoding cation/H(+) antiporter 15-like isoform X1 — translation MSSSNVTYSIFTNRDKTSTQVCYNKTTTHGSTLWRQNSLEQTLPSFVLQLALILSLNRIFLFLSEFCNVPRIVPNIFTGFLLGPSVLGKWKYFYQSVFPFNSLLPLETVGALTLVYYVFLVGLEVDLKGIKRCYFNKKAMIVTFTGIFFTLPIGMLLYYLLVTDMGHKKLSPLETDKHMSGALIWGMTLSCSSEFTEIVKILSDLKLLLTDNGQLAITSILINDLFSWTLFMLGLTQLIYASFVSILIIVVLVLVYVYVIHPFAKWLVKKFSKADREFRVTQVVFLLHVVLVIGLITDGLGSHSITGAFFLGVVIPKGALNNAVQDKVYDFVSAFMMPLFFLMVGERTNIQDLALNTRWLTVVIVIMLALLVKMVFVFAVSRMYRMPLMEGLSLALLMNTKGTMPLIILYSAIDRLELGSQAFVVMLLACWLMTAIAGPVLYIITKTTSKHIGSKRKHIQDTRPDSPLRVLACVHSKHDANAIIDLLKASSPSVRSPIQVLAVELIEMTDRPNSSLVIRDARKPSFRAHSCRVDSVQKNNGDKLGSFDNLSQAIFADKLRIISDYNTMHKDIINLCARRNVNLIVTTLHRQPTYDGLGAGTATARAVNIINRDHASKDEKRLVVENLEKEAPCCLAIFVDREFGGENRSKQMRIAMLYLGGADDREALSYAWRMSRNMEVKLTVVRLVWDSPDDEFDELDREYLRAFVYQTNDTPTVRYLEKVVKDEKETVRLLNRIGNKGFDLYIIGRGHGRKMPLAQTLDPVLDEPVFGPLGDTLTDLNSAAKTSILIFQKQAESNDSKKHEYNASATSLQFLDSVMDQQQQVYTPAVSFGPNFR, via the exons ATGAGTTCCTCAAACGTTACATATTCAATTTTCACAAACCGTGACAAAACATCAACGCAGGTGTGTTATAATAAGACAACAACACACGGTTCCACGCTTTGGCGTCAAAATTCTTTAGAACAAACACTACCTTCATTTGTTCTTCAATTAGCTCTTATCTTATCACTCAATCGTATTTTCCTCTTTCTCTCTGAATTTTGCAATGTACCTCGTATTGTTCCCAACATTTTT ACTGGTTTTTTATTAGGTCCATCTGTTTTGGGAAAATGGAAATATTTCTACCAAAGTGTATTCCCATTCAACAGTTTGTTACCATTAGAGACAGTGGGAGCATTGACACTTGTTTACTATGTGTTCTTGGTTGGCTTAGAAGTGGATTTGAAAGGAATTAAAAGATGTTACTTCAATAAGAAGGCAATGATTGTTACATTTACTGGTATATTCTTCACATTACCAATTGGTATGTTGTTATATTACCTTCTTGTAACTGACATGGGTCACAAAAAATTGTCACCTCTGGAGACTGATAAACACATGAGTGGTGCATTAATTTGGGGAATGACTCTTTCATGTAGCAGTGAGTTTACTGAAATTGTTAAAATCCTTTCAGATTTGAAGCTTTTGTTAACAGATAATGGACAATTAGCAATAACTTCTATTTTGATTAATGACTTGTTCTCTTGGACATTATTTATGTTGGGTCTAACACAACTCATTTATGCTTCTTTTGTGTCGATACTCATCATCGTCGTACTTGTGTTGGTATATGTTTATGTGATTCATCCTTTTGCTAAGTGGCTTGTTAAGAAATTTTCAAAAGCTGATCGCGAGTTTAGGGTGACGCAAGTGGTGTTTCTTCTTCATGTGGTTTTGGTCATTGGATTAATCACTGATGGGTTAGGTTCACATTCGATAACCGGTGCTTTCTTTTTAGGAGTTGTTATTCCAAAGGGTGCGCTTAATAATGCGGTTCAAGATAAGGTTTATGATTTTGTGTCTGCATTCATGATGCCTCTATTTTTTCTCATGGTTGGGGAGAGAACTAATATTCAAGATTTGGCTTTGAACACACGTTGGTTAACCGTTGTGATTGTTATTATGTTGGCTTTATTGGTAAAAATGGTGTTCGTATTTGCGGTTTCTAGGATGTATCGGATGCCACTCATGGAAGGATTATCCCTTGCACTTCTCATGAATACTAAAGGGACAATGCCGTTAATCATTCTGTACTCTGCCATAGATAGACTA GAACTAGGGAGCCAAGCCTTTGTGGTGATGTTGTTGGCGTGTTGGTTAATGACAGCTATTGCTGGTCCTGTCTTATATATCATCACAAAAACCACAAGCAAACATATTGGAAGTAAAAGGAAGCATATCCAAGACACGCGACCAGACTCACCACTTAGAGTGTTGGCTTGTGTCCACTCAAAACACGACGCCAATGCCATCATCGACCTTCTCAAAGCATCCAGTCCATCAGTTAGGTCTCCAATTCAG GTGTTGGCAGTGGAGTTGATCGAGATGACAGATAGACCAAATTCATCACTGGTCATAAGAGACGCTCGGAAGCCATCATTTAGAGCCCATTCATGCCGGGTGGATAGTGTACAGAAAAACAACGGAGACAAACTTGGAAGCTTTGACAACCTCAGCCAAGCTATATTTGCTGACAAACTCAGAATTATCTCTGATTACAACACCATGCACAAAGACATCATAAACCTTTGCGCACGCAGAAACGTAAACCTCATTGTAACCACTCTCCACAGACAACCTACCTATGACGGATTAGGCGCAGGCACCGCGACTGCTAGAGCCGTCAACATAATCAACAGAGACCACGCAAGCAAGGATGAGAAGAGACTAGTGGTTGAGAATCTAGAAAAAGAAGCACCATGCTGTTTAGCAATTTTCGTTGACCGTGAGTTCGGTGGTGAGAATCGTTCTAAACAGATGAGAATAGCTATGCTCTACCTTGGTGGTGCTGATGACCGCGAAGCACTTTCTTATGCTTGGAGAATGAGTAGAAACATGGAGGTTAAGTTAACAGTGGTGAGGCTTGTTTGGGACAGTCCtgatgatgagtttgatgaATTGGACAGAGAGTATTTGAGAGCTTTTGTGTATCAAACAAACGATACACCAACGGTGAGGTATTTGGAAAAAGTGGTGAAAGATGAGAAGGAAACTGTGAGGCTTTTAAATAGGATAGGGAATAAAGGATTCGATTTGTATATCATCGGGAGAGGACATGGGAGGAAAATGCCGTTGGCGCAAACGTTGGATCCTGTTTTGGATGAGCCTGTTTTTGGTCCTCTTGGTGATACTTTGACAGATTTGAATTCTGCTGCTAAGACATCTATTttgatatttcaaaaacaaGCTGAAAGTAATGATTCGAAGAAACATGAGTACAATGCTTCTGCGACGTCTTTGCAGTTTCTTGATAGTGTTATGGATCAACAGCAACAGGTGTATACTCCAGCAGTGTCATTTGGTCCCAATTTTCGGTGA
- the LOC123890099 gene encoding cation/H(+) antiporter 15-like isoform X2, translated as MIVTFTGIFFTLPIGMLLYYLLVTDMGHKKLSPLETDKHMSGALIWGMTLSCSSEFTEIVKILSDLKLLLTDNGQLAITSILINDLFSWTLFMLGLTQLIYASFVSILIIVVLVLVYVYVIHPFAKWLVKKFSKADREFRVTQVVFLLHVVLVIGLITDGLGSHSITGAFFLGVVIPKGALNNAVQDKVYDFVSAFMMPLFFLMVGERTNIQDLALNTRWLTVVIVIMLALLVKMVFVFAVSRMYRMPLMEGLSLALLMNTKGTMPLIILYSAIDRLELGSQAFVVMLLACWLMTAIAGPVLYIITKTTSKHIGSKRKHIQDTRPDSPLRVLACVHSKHDANAIIDLLKASSPSVRSPIQVLAVELIEMTDRPNSSLVIRDARKPSFRAHSCRVDSVQKNNGDKLGSFDNLSQAIFADKLRIISDYNTMHKDIINLCARRNVNLIVTTLHRQPTYDGLGAGTATARAVNIINRDHASKDEKRLVVENLEKEAPCCLAIFVDREFGGENRSKQMRIAMLYLGGADDREALSYAWRMSRNMEVKLTVVRLVWDSPDDEFDELDREYLRAFVYQTNDTPTVRYLEKVVKDEKETVRLLNRIGNKGFDLYIIGRGHGRKMPLAQTLDPVLDEPVFGPLGDTLTDLNSAAKTSILIFQKQAESNDSKKHEYNASATSLQFLDSVMDQQQQVYTPAVSFGPNFR; from the exons ATGATTGTTACATTTACTGGTATATTCTTCACATTACCAATTGGTATGTTGTTATATTACCTTCTTGTAACTGACATGGGTCACAAAAAATTGTCACCTCTGGAGACTGATAAACACATGAGTGGTGCATTAATTTGGGGAATGACTCTTTCATGTAGCAGTGAGTTTACTGAAATTGTTAAAATCCTTTCAGATTTGAAGCTTTTGTTAACAGATAATGGACAATTAGCAATAACTTCTATTTTGATTAATGACTTGTTCTCTTGGACATTATTTATGTTGGGTCTAACACAACTCATTTATGCTTCTTTTGTGTCGATACTCATCATCGTCGTACTTGTGTTGGTATATGTTTATGTGATTCATCCTTTTGCTAAGTGGCTTGTTAAGAAATTTTCAAAAGCTGATCGCGAGTTTAGGGTGACGCAAGTGGTGTTTCTTCTTCATGTGGTTTTGGTCATTGGATTAATCACTGATGGGTTAGGTTCACATTCGATAACCGGTGCTTTCTTTTTAGGAGTTGTTATTCCAAAGGGTGCGCTTAATAATGCGGTTCAAGATAAGGTTTATGATTTTGTGTCTGCATTCATGATGCCTCTATTTTTTCTCATGGTTGGGGAGAGAACTAATATTCAAGATTTGGCTTTGAACACACGTTGGTTAACCGTTGTGATTGTTATTATGTTGGCTTTATTGGTAAAAATGGTGTTCGTATTTGCGGTTTCTAGGATGTATCGGATGCCACTCATGGAAGGATTATCCCTTGCACTTCTCATGAATACTAAAGGGACAATGCCGTTAATCATTCTGTACTCTGCCATAGATAGACTA GAACTAGGGAGCCAAGCCTTTGTGGTGATGTTGTTGGCGTGTTGGTTAATGACAGCTATTGCTGGTCCTGTCTTATATATCATCACAAAAACCACAAGCAAACATATTGGAAGTAAAAGGAAGCATATCCAAGACACGCGACCAGACTCACCACTTAGAGTGTTGGCTTGTGTCCACTCAAAACACGACGCCAATGCCATCATCGACCTTCTCAAAGCATCCAGTCCATCAGTTAGGTCTCCAATTCAG GTGTTGGCAGTGGAGTTGATCGAGATGACAGATAGACCAAATTCATCACTGGTCATAAGAGACGCTCGGAAGCCATCATTTAGAGCCCATTCATGCCGGGTGGATAGTGTACAGAAAAACAACGGAGACAAACTTGGAAGCTTTGACAACCTCAGCCAAGCTATATTTGCTGACAAACTCAGAATTATCTCTGATTACAACACCATGCACAAAGACATCATAAACCTTTGCGCACGCAGAAACGTAAACCTCATTGTAACCACTCTCCACAGACAACCTACCTATGACGGATTAGGCGCAGGCACCGCGACTGCTAGAGCCGTCAACATAATCAACAGAGACCACGCAAGCAAGGATGAGAAGAGACTAGTGGTTGAGAATCTAGAAAAAGAAGCACCATGCTGTTTAGCAATTTTCGTTGACCGTGAGTTCGGTGGTGAGAATCGTTCTAAACAGATGAGAATAGCTATGCTCTACCTTGGTGGTGCTGATGACCGCGAAGCACTTTCTTATGCTTGGAGAATGAGTAGAAACATGGAGGTTAAGTTAACAGTGGTGAGGCTTGTTTGGGACAGTCCtgatgatgagtttgatgaATTGGACAGAGAGTATTTGAGAGCTTTTGTGTATCAAACAAACGATACACCAACGGTGAGGTATTTGGAAAAAGTGGTGAAAGATGAGAAGGAAACTGTGAGGCTTTTAAATAGGATAGGGAATAAAGGATTCGATTTGTATATCATCGGGAGAGGACATGGGAGGAAAATGCCGTTGGCGCAAACGTTGGATCCTGTTTTGGATGAGCCTGTTTTTGGTCCTCTTGGTGATACTTTGACAGATTTGAATTCTGCTGCTAAGACATCTATTttgatatttcaaaaacaaGCTGAAAGTAATGATTCGAAGAAACATGAGTACAATGCTTCTGCGACGTCTTTGCAGTTTCTTGATAGTGTTATGGATCAACAGCAACAGGTGTATACTCCAGCAGTGTCATTTGGTCCCAATTTTCGGTGA
- the LOC123890101 gene encoding spermidine hydroxycinnamoyl transferase-like, which produces MVNIHHSYTVTPSKKTPTTTLSLSLCDQLKLPNHGYQLYLYTNNKNHSPSLISSTNILITSLSKTLTHYYPFAGRLTWIKPKNHLQLHCNNKGAYFLEATCDDTLKDLLGSSFDSTHDVQKLLPKINYDVPIEHVPLLVIQFTKFSCGSFSLAIAMCRPVLDGSSASNFINSWAKLAKGENLDSYLIPFLDRTLLDSKILNLPSRFQHHEFSPPPLWENCSNNSTHLRKNPSFAIAMLKFTKNQVEKLKNKANNNENKVRGYTSFEVITGYLWRCVSKVRFEGNWNQPTRLTTLVNCRKKLNPSLPMNYFGNATFPTVTQICSFDDVVNKPFCYVVGKVREAIEKMNDEYVRSVLDYIANQKDMNLLRDRFYNFAQRNGQFGDNPNLYVVGWTNFPFYETDFGWGKPDYLVPGIDNSNGIGKVFVVDDANGDGFYVTVCLQPFHIDSLKKLFYEDMEIITSSKL; this is translated from the coding sequence atggttAACATCCACCATTCTTACACAGTAACACCTTCCAAGAAAACACCAACCACAACACTCTCTCTTTCCCTTTGTGATCAACTTAAGCTCCCTAATCATGGATACCAACTTTATCTCTACACAAACAACAAAAACCATTCACCATCACTCATCTCTTCAACAAACATTCTCATAACCTCTCTCTCCAAAACACTCACTCACTACTATCCCTTTGCAGGTAGATTAACATGGATCAAACCAAAAAACCACTTACAACTTCATTGCAACAACAAAGGTGCATACTTCTTAGAAGCAACTTGTGATGATACTTTAAAAGATTTATTAGGTAGTAGTTTTGATTCTACCCATGATGTTCAAAAACTACTCCCAAAAATTAACTATGATGTTCCTATTGAACATGTTCCTTTGTTGGTTATTCAATTCACCAAATTCTCTTGTGGTTCTTTCTCTCTTGCTATTGCTATGTGTCGTCCTGTTCTTGATGGTTCCTCTGCTTCTAATTTCATCAATTCATGGGCTAAGCTAGCTAAAGGTGAGAATTTAGATTCTTATTTGATTCCTTTTCTTGATAGAACTTTGTTAGATTCAAAAATCCTTAATTTACCTTCACGTTTTCAACACCATGAATTTTCTCCACCACCCCTTTGGGAAAATTGTAGTAATAACTCAACCCATTTGAGAAAAAATCCATCTTTTGCCATTGCCATGTTGAAATTCACCAAAAACCAAGTTGAAAAACTCAAGAACAAAGCCAACAACAATGAAAACAAGGTACGAGGTTATACTAGTTTTGAGGTTATTACTGGTTACTTATGGAGATGTGTTAGTAAAGTACGTTTTGAAGGTAATTGGAATCAACCAACAAGGTTAACAACTTTGGTTAATTGTAGAAAAAAGTTGAATCCATCTCTTCCTATGAATTATTTTGGGAATGCAACTTTTCCAACAGTGACACAAATTTGTTCATTTGATGATGTTGTGAATAAGCCCTTTTGTTATGTGGTTGGGAAAGTGAGAGAAGCTATTGAGAAAATGAATGATGAGTATGTAAGATCTGTTCTTGATTATATAGCAAATCAGAAAGATATGAATTTGTTAAGAGACAGGTTTTATAACTTTGCTCAAAGAAATGGACAATTTGGCGATAACCCGAATTTGTATGTTGTTGGTTGGACTAATTTTCCATTTTATGAGACTGATTTTGGGTGGGGGAAACCTGATTATTTGGTTCCTGGGATTGATAATTCTAATGGTATTGGTAaggtttttgttgttgatgatgctAATGGTGATGGTTTTTATGTAACTGTTTGTTTGCAACCTTTTCATATAGATTCTTTGAAGAAGTTGTTTTATGAGGATATGGAGATTATCACTAGTTCCAAACTTTGA
- the LOC123890102 gene encoding beta-glucosidase BoGH3B-like isoform X2, translating to MFYGIDAVHGHSSVYKATIFPHNIGLGATRDPELVKRIGAATALEVRATGIQYVYAPCVAVCRDPRWGRCYESYSEDPKIVQAMTDIISGLQGDIPDNMPYGVPFIAGKEKVIGCAKHYVGDGGTTNGIDESNTVIDRDGMMRIHMPGYYSSISKGVATIMVSYSSWNGVKMHAHHDLVTGFLKNTLQFQGFVISDFEGIDRITSPFRANCTYSVLAGVSAGIDMFMVPKFYIEFIDELTVLVKNEFIPMSRIDDAVRRILRVKFMMGIFENPFAEYSLVKYLGFKEHRELAREAVRKSMVLLKNGKSAEKPLLPVPKKVPKILVAGSHANNLGYQCGGWTIEWQGISGNDNLKGTTILTAVKNTVDPETIVIYKENPDIEFVESNGFSYAIVVVGEHPYAEMHGDSMNLTIPNPGPETITNVCGAIKCVVIIISGRPLVIEPYVGLIDAVVAGWLPGSEGQGVADVLFGDYGFTGKLPRTWFKSVDQLPMNVGDSHYDPLFPFGFGLSTKPTKAIYSQ from the exons ATGTTTTATGGGATTGATGCTGTTCATGGTCACAGCTCTGTTTACAAAGCAACTATTTTTCCTCACAATATTGGCCTTGGAGCTACCAG GGACCCTGAACTAGTCAAGAGAATTGGAGCTGCAACTGCACTTGAAGTTAGAGCAACAGGAATTCAGTATGTTTATGCACCTTGTGTAGCA GTCTGTAGAGATCCGAGATGGGGTCGATGTTATGAAAGCTACAGTGAAGATCCTAAAATAGTTCAAGCTATGACTGATATCATATCAGGATTGCAAGGGGACATCCCTGATAATATGCCATATGGTGTTCCATTTATCGCTGGAAA AGAAAAGGTTATAGGTTGCGCTAAGCACTACGTTGGTGACGGTGGAACAACCAATGGGATTGATGAGAGTAACACTGTTATAGATAGAGATGGAATGATGCGAATTCACATGCCAGGCTACTATAGCTCTATCAGCAAGGGTGTGGCAACCATTATGGTCTCTTACTCGAGTTGGAATGGCGTAAAAATGCATGCTCACCATGACCTAGTTACTGGCTTCCTCAAAAACACTCTCCAATTTCAG GGCTTTGTTATTTCAGATTTTGAGGGTATTGATAGGATCACCTCTCCATTTCGTGCAAACTGCACTTATTCGGTTCTAGCAGGAGTTTCTGCTGGCATTGACATG TTCATGGTTCCGAAGTTCTACATCGAATTCATTGATGAGCTAACAGTGTTGGTGAAAAATGAGTTCATTCCAATGAGTCGAATTGACGATGCCGTGAGAAGAATTTTGCGGGTTAAATTCATGATGGGTATTTTTGAGAACCCTTTTGCTGAGTACAGTTTGGTCAAATATCTTGGGTTTAAG GAGCATAGAGAACTAGCTAGGGAAGCTGTAAGGAAATCCATGGTCCTTCTAAAAAATGGTAAATCTGCTGAGAAGCCTCTATTACCTGTTCCTAAAAAGGTTCCGAAAATACTTGTGGCTGGGAGCCATGCAAATAATCTAGGATATCAGTGTGGTGGCTGGACCATTGAATGGCAAGGAATCAGTGGCAACGATAATCTCAAAG GGACTACGATTCTCACTGCCGTGAAAAACACTGTTGATCCAGAGACCATAGTGATCTACAAGGAGAACCCTGATATAGAGTTTGTCGAATCCAATGGATTTTCCTATGCCATAGTTGTAGTAGGAGAGCATCCTTACGCTGAAATGCATGGTGACAGCATGAACTTGACAATCCCTAATCCTGGTCCTGAAACCATAACAAATGTTTGTGGAGCTATAAAATGTGTGGTTATCATTATTTCGGGACGCCCTTTAGTTATTGAACCGTATGTTGGTTTGATAGATGCAGTTGTTGCTGGTTGGTTACCAGGTAGTGAAGGACAAGGTGTGGCTGATGTTTTATTTGGTGACTATGGTTTTACAGGAAAGCTTCCACGAACATGGTTCAAAAGTGTTGATCAACTTCCAATGAATGTTGGCGATTCTCATTATGATCCCCTTTTCCCATTTGGGTTTGGCCTTTCTACCAAACCTACTAAAGCTATTTACTCTCAGTAG
- the LOC123890102 gene encoding beta-glucosidase BoGH3B-like isoform X1, translating into MEKIPIFLVGFWLLSTWAGLLETEDMMKYKNPNESVSIRVEDLISRMTLEEKIGQMLQIERKYASNGVLKKYFIGSVLSEGGSIPVPKASAENWIDMLNEFQKDALSTRLGIPMFYGIDAVHGHSSVYKATIFPHNIGLGATRDPELVKRIGAATALEVRATGIQYVYAPCVAVCRDPRWGRCYESYSEDPKIVQAMTDIISGLQGDIPDNMPYGVPFIAGKEKVIGCAKHYVGDGGTTNGIDESNTVIDRDGMMRIHMPGYYSSISKGVATIMVSYSSWNGVKMHAHHDLVTGFLKNTLQFQGFVISDFEGIDRITSPFRANCTYSVLAGVSAGIDMFMVPKFYIEFIDELTVLVKNEFIPMSRIDDAVRRILRVKFMMGIFENPFAEYSLVKYLGFKEHRELAREAVRKSMVLLKNGKSAEKPLLPVPKKVPKILVAGSHANNLGYQCGGWTIEWQGISGNDNLKGTTILTAVKNTVDPETIVIYKENPDIEFVESNGFSYAIVVVGEHPYAEMHGDSMNLTIPNPGPETITNVCGAIKCVVIIISGRPLVIEPYVGLIDAVVAGWLPGSEGQGVADVLFGDYGFTGKLPRTWFKSVDQLPMNVGDSHYDPLFPFGFGLSTKPTKAIYSQ; encoded by the exons atggaaaaaattccCATATTTTTGGTGGGGTTTTGGCTATTAAGTACTTGGGCTGGTTTATTGGAGACAGAAGATATGATGAAGTATAAGAACCCTAATGAGTCAGTTAGTATTAGGGTTGAGGATCTTATTAGCAGAATGACTCTTGAggagaaaattggtcaaatgTTACAAATTGAGCGCAAATATGCATCTAATGGTGTGctcaaaaagtattttatag GGAGTGTTCTGAGTGAGGGAGGGAGTATTCCAGTTCCAAAGGCTTCTGCTGAAAACTGGATTGATATGTTGAATGAATTTCAGAAGGATGCTTTATCAACAAGGCTTGGAATTCCAATGTTTTATGGGATTGATGCTGTTCATGGTCACAGCTCTGTTTACAAAGCAACTATTTTTCCTCACAATATTGGCCTTGGAGCTACCAG GGACCCTGAACTAGTCAAGAGAATTGGAGCTGCAACTGCACTTGAAGTTAGAGCAACAGGAATTCAGTATGTTTATGCACCTTGTGTAGCA GTCTGTAGAGATCCGAGATGGGGTCGATGTTATGAAAGCTACAGTGAAGATCCTAAAATAGTTCAAGCTATGACTGATATCATATCAGGATTGCAAGGGGACATCCCTGATAATATGCCATATGGTGTTCCATTTATCGCTGGAAA AGAAAAGGTTATAGGTTGCGCTAAGCACTACGTTGGTGACGGTGGAACAACCAATGGGATTGATGAGAGTAACACTGTTATAGATAGAGATGGAATGATGCGAATTCACATGCCAGGCTACTATAGCTCTATCAGCAAGGGTGTGGCAACCATTATGGTCTCTTACTCGAGTTGGAATGGCGTAAAAATGCATGCTCACCATGACCTAGTTACTGGCTTCCTCAAAAACACTCTCCAATTTCAG GGCTTTGTTATTTCAGATTTTGAGGGTATTGATAGGATCACCTCTCCATTTCGTGCAAACTGCACTTATTCGGTTCTAGCAGGAGTTTCTGCTGGCATTGACATG TTCATGGTTCCGAAGTTCTACATCGAATTCATTGATGAGCTAACAGTGTTGGTGAAAAATGAGTTCATTCCAATGAGTCGAATTGACGATGCCGTGAGAAGAATTTTGCGGGTTAAATTCATGATGGGTATTTTTGAGAACCCTTTTGCTGAGTACAGTTTGGTCAAATATCTTGGGTTTAAG GAGCATAGAGAACTAGCTAGGGAAGCTGTAAGGAAATCCATGGTCCTTCTAAAAAATGGTAAATCTGCTGAGAAGCCTCTATTACCTGTTCCTAAAAAGGTTCCGAAAATACTTGTGGCTGGGAGCCATGCAAATAATCTAGGATATCAGTGTGGTGGCTGGACCATTGAATGGCAAGGAATCAGTGGCAACGATAATCTCAAAG GGACTACGATTCTCACTGCCGTGAAAAACACTGTTGATCCAGAGACCATAGTGATCTACAAGGAGAACCCTGATATAGAGTTTGTCGAATCCAATGGATTTTCCTATGCCATAGTTGTAGTAGGAGAGCATCCTTACGCTGAAATGCATGGTGACAGCATGAACTTGACAATCCCTAATCCTGGTCCTGAAACCATAACAAATGTTTGTGGAGCTATAAAATGTGTGGTTATCATTATTTCGGGACGCCCTTTAGTTATTGAACCGTATGTTGGTTTGATAGATGCAGTTGTTGCTGGTTGGTTACCAGGTAGTGAAGGACAAGGTGTGGCTGATGTTTTATTTGGTGACTATGGTTTTACAGGAAAGCTTCCACGAACATGGTTCAAAAGTGTTGATCAACTTCCAATGAATGTTGGCGATTCTCATTATGATCCCCTTTTCCCATTTGGGTTTGGCCTTTCTACCAAACCTACTAAAGCTATTTACTCTCAGTAG
- the LOC123890105 gene encoding uncharacterized protein LOC123890105 produces MTSSGSASTHEIYAAPTCNCNKMCVIYISGTTNNPNRRFFGCPYLNEKNMPHCNYFMWEDEFIVLQARMVQLQETAIINHYEREMEVMKIQMDRVAEAKTNQLEMNIIERDIEVVRFQMYESQVTRSNRKPCCTCTVSGLLIVAFVISFWTWWKYKLQSK; encoded by the exons ATGACTTCAAGTGGGAGTGCTTCAACCCATGAAATTTATGCTGCTCCTACATGCAATTGTAACAAAATGTGTGTTATATACATATCAGGGACAACTAACAACCCTAATAGACGTTTCTTTGGGTGTCCATATCTTAATGAG AAAAACATGCCACATTGTAACTACTTCATGTGGGAGGATGAATTCATTGTGTTGCAAGCTAGAATGGTTCAGCTACAAGAAACTGCGATTATTAATCATTATGAAAGAGAAATGGAAGTCATGAAAATTCAGATGGATAGGGTTGCGGAAGCTAAAACCAATCAATTGGAGATGAATATAATAGAGCGGGATATTGAAGTCGTGAGATTTCAAATGTATGAATCACAAGTGACGAGAAGCAATCGAAAACCATGTTGTACTTGTACAGTGTCAGGGCTTTTGATTGTGGCTTTTGTTATATCATTTTGGACTTGGTGGAAGTACAAATTACAGTCTAAGTAA